TGAATGCCAACCTAATGTCCAGGTGTGTTGTTGGCAACCAGAGGCGGTGGGCATTTGTTGGAGAACGGGGTCTGAAAGGTGATAGGTCAGGCACAGAGAGACGCGCGCCAAGAGGGGCCGAAACGGGGACTCACCTCAAGTGTGAGGGCTGCTCAGGGGGGTTAGGTGTCCTATAATTTAGGGGACTCTTTAGAGGTTTTTGGTTTTTTTCTACCCCTTGGAGATTAGGCCTCCCGGAGTGATGTGTCTAAAAAGAACGTTGGACTTTGAGGTTCAGGCCCAGATTGTTGGTCTTGTTTCACTCGACCGACGCAATTTGGAGATTTGCCGGGATCTTTGGCTTACAGATATCAGGTATCGGGTTGCTGCGTCGAGGGGTTCATCATGGTGCTGTCAGTAGTCAACACACTACCTATTATGGCAAATGGCCAATCATTAGCCTCAAGCATTCTTATTAAGCGCATTAAATTGTCCGTTCAGCGCAATGCCTACTTTACAAAGGGAGGATATTAAGTTCATGCAACAAGCGTTCTTTGGCAAAGTGTCACATGAAACGAAATGATAAGAGTCATTAAACATGTCACCATTCCTCACAAGCAAGGACACACAATACACCCCCACCATTTGACACATTCCGCTTCATTAGCAAGCATAGTTCACTTCGCTGAGAGTCATTCTCGGACAATAAACAAAGGCGCTACAAGAAACATTAAActccttcttcatgatgaacCCTTGTGATATCATAAGCTAACGTTCCCGGGGCTTCCTGGACGCTTGCAACGCCTCGAATGCAGTTTAGTCAGTTGAAACTCCTCGCACCCCAAACGCCATTTACACAAAATGCTTGCAGCTTTGGGCTGCAGAGCACTTTCGTTGTTTGAGCAACCTGATCTGTACCTTGCTGGACAGGTCGACGTTGGCATACCGTTCTCTGTCCTTTTGGAGTTCGGCCGTTCAGTCTTCCCAGCTCTTCTCCACCGTCTCTCTGACACGCTTGGTGTATTCCTTTCGGTTGTCCTTGTATAGGTTGGAAGCTTCGACGTTCGCAGGTGAACCAGTGTTAGGGTCGTTAAGTAAACTGTTGAAAGATCAGCGTACGCCTTTAATCGGCTACTATTGATGCTGCTCACCTTTGAATACTGGTCAAGACAGCGGCGACATCGTACGTAGGACTCCATCGATTTTGCAGAATGTCGAGACAAAGCTCTCCGGTGGCGTAGACGTTGGGGTGGAACATCTGGctgatgaacttgacttgGGGAGGCTTGTTGGGATATTGCTCTTCGAACTGCATCACAAGTCGAAAGGTGCCATCTTCAAAGGGGGTGTCTGCGGGGCCGATGATGACGGCGTTCCTACAAGACGTATGATGAGTATTTGTGTTCAGGATCGGCGATGTCGACGAGGGCGTACGAACCAGGTCATGACATTATCTGGTACAGGTGAAGCAGAGACACCAGCGGGAGGATCGGTCTGCATGCGCTATCGTGGGAGTCAGCGAGGTTTGATCTGGGGGCGCTCGTTAAAGAATGGCGAACCTTGAAGTCTCGCATGAGACGGCGACGAGCAGCGGTAGACATGATAGCGACTGGGTCGGAAGGCGAGAACGGATGTAAGGAAAGAAGTTGAATGCTGTTGAAAGAGAGAAATCGTAACGTGAATGCTGCACTTGATGAATATTTCTAGCAAGCGAAACGATTTGCATGCACGACTCACTGTCCTAAGATTTGGCGGTGCAAGATGATGAGCGGAGATGGAGATTGGTCATGGACAGGCTGGTCGATGATTCGGATTCCACAGCGGAGGAGTTAGGTGATGCAATCTACCAATCAAGCATGTTTATCGTTCTGGCCTATCAATGCACGGTGAGTGGTCCACTTAACGTCTGTCTCACCTTCTCACCGAGAATGCCGCACGTGACATGGCCGAGCCGCAGCAACTTTGGAGGCATCTTCAGAGCCTGCAAAGCCTTGAATAGTGTTTGATTTGCTTTATAAGCATCAAATTATCCCTCTTGTCTTAATTAGGAACTTTTCTTGGACAAAATTGTTCGCATAATTATACGCTGACTGTCAAAATGCTTATTTTATATCCCCCACTACCCGGAGCTTTCACATGGTCGCGGGGGACGAAGGCCGCTCTGGGAACTAAACTATGGCATTTCGGAACCGACAACCAATTCcgatgaaggagaagctaCTAAATTGAAATGAATTACACGATAGTGATATAGGCAGCGGTGGAAAGAGTCCGTCCTCAGGTCTGACAAAAAAAGGTACTTCAGACTATAAGCCAATGTCACCGTTTAGCTTGTACCCCAGCTTCGACGTCACCTGTAAAACTCCCCCGGATTTGTAGTCTCGGCACGGGAGAGCTTGTGGCCGCCACCTCGGGCCCTCCCCCGCTGAAAGCCGAAGAGGACCGAAGCGGATGTATATTGCCATATTATTACGATACCCGAGGTCGTCTTCTCTTGCTTATTACTTCAATCCATTCccatcctcttcttttctctccGTTCTGCCTGTCCTGTTACGTCTTGATACCCACTCATATACATCAAAATGTCTCCTGCTCAACTAAGATCCGCTGGCCGGCTGGCCCAGCTTGCTGGACATGTGAATGGCGCGCGACAGTTCTCTACACGGCCGGCTCTGCGTAAAGAGATTCAGGACGCCTATATCCTGAGCGCCGCTCGAACTCCTACAGCAAAGGTACAGCATATTCTAAATCGATTGGTGTTTGAACCAGCTTATTAACATATTCCTAGTTCAACGGCTCGTTCCTGTCAGTATCGGCTCCTAAGCTCGGCGCTGTCGCTATCAAGTCCGCCCTGGAAAAGTCAAAGGTCCCCGTCGAGAAGATCACCGATGTATACATGGGCAACGTTCTCCAAGGCTCTGTTGGCCAAGCGCCCGCTCGACAGGCCGCCATCTTCGCTGGTCTGCCCAAGGAGATCGAGGCTACCACAATTAACAAGGTCTGCGCTTCTGGACTGAAGGCCGTTGCTCTGGCCGCTCAGAACATCCAGCTGGGTCTCTCTGAGGCTCAGATCGCTGGTGGAATGGAGAACATGTCACAGGTTCCATACTACGTGCCCCGCGCCAGTGGTCTTCCTGCTTTTGGCCACgtgaagatggaggatgGTCTTATTAAGGACGGACTTACTGATGTTTATGATCAATTCCATATGGGCAACTGCGCCGAGAACACTGTCAAGAACTACAAGATCACCCGCGAGCAGCAGGACGAGTACGCTATCCAGTCATACCGCAATGCGCAAAAGGCTTGGGCCGACAAGGCCTTTGCTGACGAGATCGCCCCCGTTACCGTCAAGTCACGAAAGGGCGAGACTGTTATCGACACCGATGAGGGATTCAACGAGGTCAAGTTCGACAAGATCCCTACCCTGAAGCCTGCTTTCGTTCGTGACGGAAGTGGCACTGTCACCGCCGCCAACTCATCGACTCTTAACGATGGTGCTAGTGCTCTTGTTCTCGGAAGCAAGGCCATTGCCCAACAGTATGGCTCTGGCTCGCGCGTTCTGGCCAAGATCTGCGGTTACGCTGATGCTGCCACTTCTCCCATTGACTTTCCTATCGCTCCCGCCAAGGCTGTCCCCATCGCTCTCGAGCGTGCCGGTATCACCAAGGATCAGGTTGCCATCTGGGAGTTCAACGAGGCTTTCGCCAGTGTGATCCTGGCCAACTCTAAGATTCTGGGTCTTGAGGGTGCCAAGGTTAACCCTCTGGGTGGTGCTATCTCACTTGGCCATGCTCTTGGCAGCTCTGGTTCACGAATCTTGACAACTCTGCTACATCAGCTTAAGCCTGGTGAGTATGGTGTTGCTGCTATTTGCAACGGTGGTGGTGCTGCGACTGCACTGGTTGTCCAGCGTGTTGAGTCTGTATAAAAAGGTTTATGAGCCATAACGATAAAGTATTTATGATTGATAGTAGAGGAACAAAGcaaaataagataaaaatTGAATAATAGCAAGGAAGATCATTTCAGTGCAGCTCGTATTTTTACCTGCAATGTGTATGCCATTACTTCTAAGGACCAACTGCTGAGCAGTTGTCATGATCTCTCAGTGCAGGGTAACATGATGAGCACATGCGATCCCATGTTGCTGATAAGCTGTCATGATGAGCCATCATCTCACATAAAATAGTAGTTTTATTCCACTGGCAAAATTGAATTACCTCTGAGTGTTTGGGTTAAGTTCATtggctaataataagactGTTCCGGTTAGGAAGTGTTTAGGAAGAACAATGGGGGATGTTCTTGCTGCTCTGTTCACTGAGACAGTGGAGCCATACTATTTTCCACTCACTCACTGGCCCAACTCTCCCGGAAGCTCAGCTCAACCTCACCTCTCAACTCACTCTTcaccctctctctctctcttctctcccctcaatcaccaccatcactcGCGATGCCTCTAGTCCTCGACTTTCTCACCCAGATCCGCAATTTCATCCGCACTCAGAATGGCGACGAGCTTCGCGCCTGGCTCCAGGTAGAGCCTAATTCTCCTCAGCAATATCACAACCTCGCATCTGAGCTACGCTCCCAATTCCGCCAACAGGGTCTTGACAACATCGTTGAAAGGACACTACCTCAGGAGGATGACGTCCCGGAAGGTCAAGCTACCGTGTGGCCTGGCTTTGTGGCCTTTATGAAGGACTACATGGCCTTTTGGCGCGACGTCAATTATGATGATTTGCTGGGCGCGCATCAATTGCTTAGTGGGCTTGTCAAGTATGATACCAAACATTGGATGGATAATGGTCATGAGGACTAATCTTTGATATCATAGCTCTTGCGCAACTGCTTTTGCTCACCCAACCTACGGCGCCATGCTACTCAAGACGAGCATGTCCCTCTCAGAGACGCTGGCTCGTCTCACAATGTCTTTGAACAAACGCCCTGACCTGGCGCGTCGTCTACGTGCCGTAGATGAGGATAAGAGCATCGCCGAATCTTCAGCAGAAATCATccaaaagatcttcacaaCATGCCTCACAGATCGATCTAGCGGTCGGTATGCGAAACCAGAGGGCAAAAAGGTTGGAGTCTACATGTTTGCCAACCTtgttctcaagcttctctttgCAGTATGTGACAACCcaatatattataagatatatcGCTGACCAGATAAAAGTGCCGAAGAACACATCTCGCCAAAATGATCTTTGTCAATATTTCCACCATCTCTCCGCCACTATCTCTCTACCCAGCTGCTCAGCGCGTCACATTTCTCTACTACCTAGGCcgcttcaacttctcaaaCAACCACTACCTCCGGGCTGCGCTGTGCCTTGAAGAAGCATACCTTCAGACCCCTTCGCAGCTGGTCTCTCATCGGACAAACATCCTCACCTATCTTATTCCCTGTAATATCCTTCTTGGACGTTTCCCATCACAAGTATTGCTTCAACGCCCAGAATGTCAGACTCTAGCGCCTGTTTTCTTCCCCATTTGCCAGGCTATCAGATCTGGCAACTTCATCCAATTTCAACACCACCTTGCGCAACACGAAACATGGCTCTTCGAGAAGGGCTTGCTTTTAACCCTCGGTAACCGACTACGACCTCTGCTCTGGCGCTCACTAAGCAGAAAGACTTTCCTCCTCACATACGTCCCGCCAACCGATGCATCATCCCGAAAAGCCGCCACACTTGACCTTGCAGACCTTCATACGCTCGGGGTATACCTTCAACACCGCCTTGAAGGTTGGCTCCCAGCAGGACCAAACTCACTTGGTCGTTCTCAAAGCGTCAACCCTCTCCTTATGAAAGCCCTCGAGAACAATGCTCAAAATCCCGAAGCCACGTCCACACTAGCTCCGCCACCCGGAGGGCCCAAATCTCTCCGGCCAAATGAGGGTATGATCTGGGGCAACGCAGAGGTCACATTCGAGGACGTGGAGATGACCGTCGCAACGCTTGTTCAACAGGGTTTGATGCATGGGTTTATCGCTCATGGGCAAGGACGATTTGCAATCATCGGTGCGAAGGCCAAGGGCAGCCCTGTGCTTGCTGGCTGGCCCAACGTCTGGCAAATAAATCGAGAAAGGAGATATGAAGACTACGATCCTGATGAGGTACCTGGATGGGTCAAGGAGTAAAAAGAAAGGGGAGATGGACAGTTGAGCTAGATCACCTAGCTTGGATACTTAGATCATAACTCATCTTGATGGCGTTTGTATAATATCATTTCCTGTATGATACCCAGGGGATAATAAGATTAGAGTATGGCTATAATATGAGGATGTACTTGTGGCAATCAAAACGACCAGACACATATTTCTTTTCCAATAGCTGCGTGCGACAACGTTCATCACACCCATTAAATATGTCTAATCAAAAAAGtgtttttataataataagccGAGATGGCCGAGCATCATCCCATCGACTAAACCACACCATCTCCTGCTTTTCTCAACAACCGTACAAGAAGTTTCCCCCTAAACTCTCTGATTCATGTGTGCATACGTCGTTAATCGCGAGAATAAACTTAAAACCATCGCTTGTTTTCTCCAAACATCCAAAAAGTCTCCAATGTGTGCAAAAAAGGGTATATCGACCGTGAAATGAAGCGTTGAAACTTGTATATAATGCCCACGGGCCCACAAGAGCCCAGACAAGGGACTCTTGAAGAATATTATACCCGGGACGGGTATTAGCAACTAGGCTTCCCAACAGCCAGAGGACTGCTGAGTAGTCTAGTAATAAGACAATAGACACTATCGCCGATAGGTAGTTGGCTTGATAATATATGTAAAGTACCAGTAATAAAGGAATGTCGTAGAAAATAGTTTCTGTGAATAGAATGCCAGCTGCGTCAAGACAGTGGTAAATGGTCGTCAAAGGATATAGAAATTAGAAGAAACAAGCGGCGGCGATGAATGCGACGACAAGGCCAGCGACAGCAGTGTTGCCTTGGTGGCGACCTGCCTCGTTTTCCTTGGACTGAGTGGGAGCTGCTCCAGAGTCGACCTCAGTGGCGGCAGCGGTCTCCTCGGACTCGGAGGAGCTGTAGGTTGAGGTTCCGTTCTCACGGAAGATACCAGGCTTGACAGTAGGGTAGACCTTCTTGGTGGACTTGtgcttggtggtcttggaAGTAGCAGAAGTGAAGATGGTTGAGGTAGGCTCCTCCGTGGTGGTATCGGAGGAAGTCTCTTGCTCGGTGGTGCTGCTAGTCTCAGCAGAAGAGGTAGTCTCAACACTAGtagtggtggtggaggttgAGGAAGTGGTGGTAGGGAGTGCCGAAGTGGTGGGCTCAGCGGTAGTCGAAGGCTCCTTGGTGGTAGAGACAACAGGTTCCTCAGAAGTGGTGACCTTGGCCTCGGCTGTAGTAGAGGGTTCAGCCTCAGCGGTCGAAGACTcggcctcttcatcgtcatcgtcatcaccgCCGGATGAACCTTTGCCAGAGGAGAAGGCAACGATCTGAGCAGTGCTACCCTTCTGGACGGTGACGACACAGAAGGCAGCGCCACCAGCACCCTTAGCGGAAAGGCTGCTGCCAACATTGCCCTCACCCTTAGCAGGGTCGATCCTGCAAGGAAGACCATTGCAACCACCGTCGGGGCACTGGATCTCAACACCGAAGTCGGGCAGCTTGCTCTTCAGAGCCGAGTCCTCCCAGATAGGGTTCCAACCAATCTTGACAAAAGTCTGACCGTTGGACTCAGTATTAGCACCGGCAACGTAGGGGCTCCAGTTACCAATGGGCTCAGACTCGGTACCCCAGATGCAGCCCTCCTCACCAGTGCCAGGGGGGTTGATGTAGAAGCTATATGATCGTTAGAGATCTTCGATGATCAACAAGACTCAAGCGACTTACTGAGCAGCGGTGGAGCACCAGTACGAAGATCCGGGAACAGCCAGAGTGGCGCTAGAAGTGACAAGAGTAGGGATAAGCATAGCTTCGTTACCAGGCAGGACAGTCTGGCACCAAGACATCTTGGAACCACACTTGTTAACAGCCTCAATGGAACCAGTGCCAGAAACACAGTTGGGCTTGCCCTCGAAAGGCTTCTCAATTTCACCATTCTTGTTACAGAAGAGACCTCCGTTCTGAGCAGTGTTAGTTGCGTGCATCGAAGTTACTAGATAATACAGGTCAGGCGTACCATTGAAGCGGGATACTCATAAGTGGAATCCGGATCCCATTGGTTCATAACCATACCGGGCTTGCAGGCAAAAGGGCAGTAAGACCCAGGCTTGCACTCCTGATCGGGGCTCATAGCCCAACCGGCGTTCTTCGCATCGGGAGTGACGGCGACCATGTTGGGGTCATCGGTAGGGAACTGGCATTGTCCACCACGCTTCTCAAGAGTCGAAGACTGAACGGGAAGATGTTGTCGTAAGTGCTCAAAACCATTGTGACGGTGACCGTGTTGCTTGCCAGCGACCATTGATGGCGCAGACAAGGCGCCCAGAAGGGCAGCCGAAAGGTTGATGAGTCTCATTGAGATTGTCGTCGATGAATACGAGTCGATTTCGTTTCGGTAAATTCCAGAACGGTTGTTCTTATTTTATTGCGCGAATACCTCCAGTCCTTCAACTATTGTCACGAACGAGACATATATCCTGACGGGCGTTTGGTAAAAAAGAGTGTAATTGTCGTCGAGCAACAGAACGAGTGATGCAGCTGACGAGGAAAGTCGATGAACTCGCGGACCAGCGACAGAAACGTTTTAACAAAGCAAGGAAACAAAAGAATGAGTGACAGGCAAGGAAGCAAGGACATGAATATTAAGAGATCGACAGGTCCACGAGATGGATATGGATCCCCAGGAAATGAGCCATGGGCAGAAGCGCGGACACCAGCGCAGTCACCCACAGCAAGGAGATTGAGCCGTGGGCGAGGCCTCGTCTGAGTGGGCTCGTGGTCAGGCCCCATGCTGAGCCATGGCCTCACGGTACCTGCATGGAACTGAGAGACCCTGTTCTTGTGTGGATGCCCTCCTGTGACGGGGGGGTCAAGTAATGTAACCGTCTCCAATCAGGCGTTGGCATGTCTGACCCCTGGCCTCGATCTAGCCAATCCTGTTGAGACCGTGCCTGGTTCGAGTTCTTGGCTCAGGGGATCACGCTCGGAGCAGATTAGAGTCAACCATATCATGTCAAGGTGATGCTTAATTGTGCAGCTGTCGATGCCAAAGAGGGATGACTCTGCGGCCATGGTACCAGCATGTTCGGAACGATGGCCGGATGGGGCAACGGCATCGTTTTCCATGAAGACTTGCTGTAAGAGAGATCCTGGGGTTCAGGTCATCTAACCACCATTGTCTCGGTTCTGCTTCTCGTTCAGATTCAGATTTTGATTCTGGATTGTCTCGTCCCTGTTT
This genomic stretch from Fusarium oxysporum f. sp. lycopersici 4287 chromosome 2, whole genome shotgun sequence harbors:
- a CDS encoding acetyl-CoA C-acetyltransferase; its protein translation is MSPAQLRSAGRLAQLAGHVNGARQFSTRPALRKEIQDAYILSAARTPTAKFNGSFLSVSAPKLGAVAIKSALEKSKVPVEKITDVYMGNVLQGSVGQAPARQAAIFAGLPKEIEATTINKVCASGLKAVALAAQNIQLGLSEAQIAGGMENMSQVPYYVPRASGLPAFGHVKMEDGLIKDGLTDVYDQFHMGNCAENTVKNYKITREQQDEYAIQSYRNAQKAWADKAFADEIAPVTVKSRKGETVIDTDEGFNEVKFDKIPTLKPAFVRDGSGTVTAANSSTLNDGASALVLGSKAIAQQYGSGSRVLAKICGYADAATSPIDFPIAPAKAVPIALERAGITKDQVAIWEFNEAFASVILANSKILGLEGAKVNPLGGAISLGHALGSSGSRILTTLLHQLKPGEYGVAAICNGGGAATALVVQRVESV
- a CDS encoding ubiquitin-conjugating enzyme E2 2 — its product is MSTAARRRLMRDFKRMQTDPPAGVSASPVPDNVMTWNAVIIGPADTPFEDGTFRLVMQFEEQYPNKPPQVKFISQMFHPNVYATGELCLDILQNRWSPTYDVAAVLTSIQSLLNDPNTGSPANVEASNLYKDNRKEYTKRVRETVEKSWED
- a CDS encoding murein transglycosylase, with the translated sequence MRLINLSAALLGALSAPSMVAGKQHGHRHNGFEHLRQHLPVQSSTLEKRGGQCQFPTDDPNMVAVTPDAKNAGWAMSPDQECKPGSYCPFACKPGMVMNQWDPDSTYEYPASMNGGLFCNKNGEIEKPFEGKPNCVSGTGSIEAVNKCGSKMSWCQTVLPGNEAMLIPTLVTSSATLAVPGSSYWCSTAAHFYINPPGTGEEGCIWGTESEPIGNWSPYVAGANTESNGQTFVKIGWNPIWEDSALKSKLPDFGVEIQCPDGGCNGLPCRIDPAKGEGNVGSSLSAKGAGGAAFCVVTVQKGSTAQIVAFSSGKGSSGGDDDDDEEAESSTAEAEPSTTAEAKVTTSEEPVVSTTKEPSTTAEPTTSALPTTTSSTSTTTTSVETTSSAETSSTTEQETSSDTTTEEPTSTIFTSATSKTTKHKSTKKVYPTVKPGIFRENGTSTYSSSESEETAAATEVDSGAAPTQSKENEAGRHQGNTAVAGLVVAFIAAACFF